The following are encoded in a window of Methanofastidiosum sp. genomic DNA:
- a CDS encoding acylphosphatase has product MKRVRIYVSGQVQGVFYRANAQKEAERLKVTGYVRNLQDGRVEAVIEGEDLCVNKMIQWCEVGPKYARVDKVEVINEQYKGEFKEFLIR; this is encoded by the coding sequence ATGAAAAGAGTAAGAATTTATGTCTCGGGACAAGTACAAGGAGTTTTTTATCGTGCTAATGCCCAAAAAGAAGCTGAAAGGCTTAAAGTTACTGGTTATGTGAGGAATCTCCAAGATGGTAGAGTAGAAGCGGTGATAGAGGGAGAAGATCTTTGTGTTAATAAGATGATTCAATGGTGTGAAGTTGGTCCAAAGTATGCCAGAGTAGATAAGGTCGAAGTAATAAACGAACAGTACAAGGGAGAATTCAAAGAGTTTTTAATTAGATAA
- a CDS encoding MBL fold metallo-hydrolase, with translation MMHAKIKCVVDNNVKLSSNFWGEHGISFLIENKEKILFDTGKTFEVLNHNLEVLGEKKEEISKIFISHGHYDHTGGLIGIMKHTNAKIFAHPSIFDQKYKKTPEGPKYIGAPFKDKDLQEILLTKESVELSKNIFTTGEIERTFDFEKVSTIFQKKVGSKYNHDDIPDDQALVIKTNVGGVVILGCNHSGLLNTIEHSKDIIGDDVFLVLGGTHLVSADEKRISLTIEYLKKYGITLFGFHCTGDHASSILCHALDKMYCRGYTGFEVLTEFEGYHLGKDTKCQ, from the coding sequence ATGATGCATGCAAAGATTAAATGTGTTGTAGATAATAATGTAAAGCTTTCCTCAAATTTTTGGGGAGAGCATGGAATTAGTTTTTTAATTGAAAATAAAGAAAAAATATTATTCGACACTGGCAAAACTTTTGAAGTGCTTAATCATAATTTAGAGGTATTAGGTGAAAAAAAAGAGGAGATATCTAAAATCTTCATTAGTCATGGGCATTATGATCATACAGGCGGATTAATCGGCATAATGAAACATACAAATGCAAAAATATTTGCCCATCCCTCTATTTTCGATCAAAAATATAAAAAAACTCCCGAGGGACCTAAATATATAGGTGCCCCATTTAAGGATAAAGACTTACAAGAGATCTTGCTTACTAAAGAAAGCGTCGAATTGTCTAAGAATATATTTACTACTGGAGAAATAGAGAGAACTTTTGATTTTGAGAAAGTCTCAACAATATTTCAGAAGAAAGTAGGGTCGAAGTATAATCATGACGATATACCTGATGACCAAGCTTTAGTTATTAAAACAAATGTTGGTGGAGTTGTGATCTTAGGCTGTAATCATTCCGGCCTTTTAAATACAATTGAGCATTCTAAGGATATTATAGGCGATGACGTTTTTTTAGTTCTGGGGGGGACACACCTTGTTTCAGCAGATGAAAAAAGGATATCTTTAACCATAGAGTATCTTAAAAAATATGGAATAACTTTGTTTGGATTCCATTGCACCGGTGATCACGCTTCTTCAATACTTTGCCATGCACTTGACAAAATGTATTGCAGAGGATATACAGGATTTGAGGTACTAACAGAATTTGAGGGATATCATTTAGGAAAAGATACAAAATGCCAATAA
- a CDS encoding Mrp/NBP35 family ATP-binding protein, translating into MVSNLQEQLKVQKMNIDERMSKIGKKIAIGSGKGGVGKSVVTSLIASYLAKQGKSVGILDLDITGPSIPMMFGTNEKPIGGSSGIMPVLTESGIKIMSMSLLLPKNEDAVIWRGPMISGAVSQFLADIIWDELDYLLFDLPPGTSDVQLTLMQSIKLDGFLVVTSPQILAATIVKKAISMAQELNVKIIGAVENMSYATCPDCGSKIKVFGNGDDNKMGVPIVGTIPIDPEISRLCDEGKIEKYEIDLGGIFEILEGL; encoded by the coding sequence ATGGTTTCTAACCTTCAAGAACAACTGAAAGTTCAAAAGATGAACATTGATGAAAGAATGTCAAAAATTGGCAAAAAAATAGCTATTGGGAGCGGTAAAGGAGGCGTTGGAAAATCTGTTGTTACTTCATTAATTGCGTCTTATCTAGCTAAACAAGGAAAAAGTGTAGGCATATTAGACCTCGATATAACGGGGCCAAGTATACCCATGATGTTTGGCACAAACGAAAAACCAATAGGTGGTAGCTCAGGTATAATGCCAGTACTAACTGAAAGTGGAATCAAAATAATGTCAATGAGTCTACTCTTGCCTAAAAATGAAGATGCTGTAATATGGAGGGGCCCAATGATTAGCGGAGCAGTATCTCAGTTCCTTGCAGATATTATTTGGGATGAACTCGACTATTTATTGTTCGATCTCCCTCCTGGAACAAGTGATGTTCAGTTGACATTAATGCAGAGTATCAAATTAGATGGATTTTTAGTAGTAACATCTCCTCAGATTCTTGCCGCAACAATTGTAAAAAAAGCAATATCGATGGCTCAAGAACTAAATGTTAAAATTATTGGTGCTGTAGAAAATATGTCTTATGCAACATGTCCGGATTGTGGTAGTAAAATCAAAGTGTTTGGGAATGGTGATGACAACAAGATGGGAGTCCCAATTGTTGGCACAATACCAATCGATCCAGAAATATCAAGATTATGTGATGAAGGTAAAATAGAAAAATATGAAATAGATCTTGGAGGTATATTTGAAATATTGGAAGGATTATGA
- a CDS encoding ATP phosphoribosyltransferase, whose protein sequence is MMLKIGLPKGSLQESTLNMFKKAGYSINISSRSYKPSIDDTNIECLLIRAQEIPRYVEKGIIDIGLTGLDWVIENNADVVNVGKLVYAKQGLKPVRWVLAVSDSSKIKTIEDLNGKRIATEVVNITKKYLTDKGVDASVEFSWGATEVKVPELVDAIVDLTETGSSLKANNLRVLDTLLESTTVLISNKESWKSSWKRKKTEDLFMLLKGALAAESMVGVKMNVQKSNLEEVISVLPALRKPTISNLSSDGWVAVETIVDEKIIRDLIPKLKSAGAEGIIEYPLNKVIY, encoded by the coding sequence ATGATGCTTAAAATTGGATTGCCCAAAGGTAGCTTACAGGAATCTACCCTTAATATGTTTAAAAAAGCAGGTTATTCTATCAATATCTCTTCTAGGTCTTATAAACCGTCGATTGATGATACAAATATCGAATGCTTATTGATTAGAGCACAAGAAATACCAAGGTATGTAGAAAAAGGAATAATTGACATAGGTTTAACTGGATTAGATTGGGTAATTGAAAACAATGCAGATGTAGTTAACGTAGGAAAACTAGTCTATGCAAAACAAGGATTAAAACCTGTAAGGTGGGTCTTAGCTGTTTCAGATTCTTCAAAAATAAAGACTATTGAGGACCTTAACGGAAAAAGAATTGCAACTGAAGTAGTCAATATTACAAAGAAATACTTGACTGACAAAGGAGTAGATGCATCAGTAGAGTTCTCTTGGGGCGCTACAGAAGTAAAAGTTCCAGAGCTTGTCGATGCAATAGTGGATCTTACTGAAACAGGATCATCCCTCAAAGCTAACAATCTTAGAGTTCTTGATACACTATTAGAATCTACAACAGTTCTGATAAGTAATAAAGAATCATGGAAGAGCAGCTGGAAAAGAAAAAAGACCGAAGATCTTTTCATGTTGTTGAAGGGTGCATTAGCAGCAGAATCAATGGTCGGAGTTAAGATGAACGTTCAGAAATCAAATCTTGAAGAAGTAATCTCAGTTCTACCCGCTTTAAGAAAACCAACTATTTCTAATTTAAGTTCAGATGGTTGGGTCGCAGTTGAAACAATAGTCGATGAAAAAATAATTAGAGATTTAATACCTAAATTAAAAAGCGCTGGTGCAGAAGGAATAATAGAATATCCTTTAAATAAAGTAATATATTAA
- a CDS encoding redoxin domain-containing protein → MPYEKHLEGEKALNFCLYNKDEKKVCLNEIKSDWIVLFFFDKSILESENSDILYYSKVKDDFKELKAELVGVGPVSQKEISNFCLEHNPDIMLLSDFDYKVSEEYGVVFLDKENNKRILPMTFLINKKGIVSKVWNREKMYYRFSGYADNLIELWEQSKMWAHITKVIDAIELLDKAQNS, encoded by the coding sequence ATGCCATATGAAAAACATTTAGAAGGGGAGAAAGCATTAAATTTTTGTTTATACAATAAAGATGAAAAAAAGGTCTGTTTAAATGAAATAAAAAGTGATTGGATAGTACTCTTCTTTTTTGATAAAAGTATTCTTGAATCTGAGAATTCCGACATACTTTACTACTCAAAAGTAAAAGATGATTTTAAAGAATTAAAGGCAGAATTGGTTGGAGTTGGCCCTGTGTCACAAAAAGAAATTAGTAATTTTTGCTTAGAACATAATCCAGATATAATGCTACTAAGCGATTTTGATTACAAAGTATCAGAAGAGTATGGCGTAGTATTTCTTGATAAAGAAAATAACAAGAGAATCCTTCCAATGACATTTCTAATTAACAAAAAAGGTATTGTATCTAAAGTATGGAACAGAGAAAAGATGTATTATAGGTTTTCTGGATATGCAGACAATTTAATTGAGTTATGGGAACAAAGTAAGATGTGGGCCCATATAACTAAAGTAATAGATGCCATAGAGTTACTGGATAAAGCCCAAAATAGTTAA
- a CDS encoding inositol monophosphatase: MLQTAFSAARASGEILKKYYRNDCGIYKKGDFDLVTDADYESENKAMEIISQKYPNHSFLCEECGYSGNKESEYKWLVDALDGTINFSRCIPLFSVSIALLKNDSPILSVIYNPITEDFYFAEKGKGAYINDKRIFISNKLNLTDSLIVTDLTKDRDFHEEFFKIISSFSKDVLGIRLNQSTSINMAFVAEGRYDIFIKNKINYYDAVAGSLICEEAGGIAIDFFGNSLSNSSKGVIVSNSELTKKVLERINLF; this comes from the coding sequence ATGCTTCAAACTGCCTTCAGTGCTGCAAGAGCATCTGGTGAAATCTTAAAAAAATATTATAGAAATGATTGTGGAATTTATAAAAAGGGAGATTTTGATCTAGTTACTGATGCAGACTATGAATCTGAAAATAAAGCAATGGAGATAATAAGTCAAAAATATCCAAATCATTCTTTTTTGTGCGAAGAATGCGGGTATTCTGGAAATAAAGAATCAGAATACAAATGGTTAGTTGACGCACTTGACGGAACAATAAATTTTTCTAGATGTATCCCATTGTTCTCTGTTTCTATTGCTTTATTAAAGAATGATAGCCCAATCCTTTCAGTAATATACAATCCAATAACTGAAGATTTTTACTTTGCAGAAAAAGGCAAGGGTGCTTATATTAATGATAAAAGAATTTTTATTTCTAATAAACTCAATCTTACCGATTCCCTAATAGTAACAGATTTAACTAAAGATAGGGATTTTCATGAAGAATTTTTTAAGATAATTTCTTCATTTTCAAAAGATGTTCTGGGTATCCGTCTAAATCAATCTACTTCAATTAATATGGCATTTGTTGCAGAAGGTAGATATGACATTTTTATAAAAAATAAAATCAATTATTATGATGCAGTTGCTGGCTCATTGATTTGTGAAGAAGCTGGCGGGATTGCCATTGATTTTTTTGGGAATAGCTTATCCAATTCTTCTAAAGGAGTTATAGTTTCCAATAGTGAATTGACTAAGAAAGTTTTAGAAAGGATAAATTTATTTTAA
- a CDS encoding YjbQ family protein, translated as MDNTINLKTNKRIDSIEITKYVESIISKSNISSGLCVIYSPHTTTGIMINEGYDPSVVDDINNFLSELVPHNRNYKHLEGNSDAHIKSSIIGPSKTIIIENGKISLGTWQQIFFMEFDGPRSRKIHVKLIKG; from the coding sequence TTGGATAACACCATAAATCTAAAAACAAACAAGAGAATTGACTCAATAGAAATAACAAAATATGTAGAATCTATTATATCCAAATCAAATATTTCCTCTGGATTATGTGTAATTTATTCTCCACACACTACTACTGGTATAATGATTAATGAAGGTTACGATCCTTCAGTTGTTGACGACATAAACAATTTCTTATCAGAATTGGTACCTCACAATAGGAATTACAAACATCTCGAAGGAAATTCTGATGCCCATATAAAGAGTTCTATAATCGGCCCTTCTAAAACAATTATTATTGAGAATGGAAAAATTTCTTTAGGAACATGGCAGCAAATATTTTTCATGGAATTTGATGGGCCACGATCAAGAAAAATACATGTAAAATTAATTAAAGGTTGA
- a CDS encoding DUF5591 domain-containing protein → MMSLENNLSFEILYEDGHRLGKVSLNSTLENTPFLIKNNMNFLQFGSITIEKPISYLVSETYKREKYDLTTAPLIDIPFDLPLKEAKKLSSLNISITNQNTDDCLPIYLTKYKEINQELFEAIPEKSIYFFKRIPDERILLDFFFRLKEKYPSSLFFINSKNYEIPIFLFIGFDLFLHEENNEHFFKEYLSNPSPEIVEMYSNGSVDSRRLLRILYKEFYDSFEIHLRREFKRSYYIDDISLERPQVVRWRNEIEEYYSPSTDIILLLPCSAKKPYRVSKSHTKIISFLKDFLKDKYSNISQLILTSPLGVVPRELEDYADYDIPVTGHWSQEELDCLSELLLSLLNKCNNPIVIAHFGENSPYLKALEKLPFEILYTKGSLEELKNILEANRIFWDKEPLNEYKIKAQKMFSFQFKKEFDLPFDYQERRKSTDLLFNKKNIGIFQNKIKVNVKGGELIKDSLWVNIDFDLRGDIFSKGIVSCSSNIRPGDDVIVQKNNKCIGVGEAIVSGEVMKNLNRGKVVKIRMRG, encoded by the coding sequence ATGATGTCATTGGAAAATAATCTTTCATTTGAAATACTATATGAAGATGGCCATAGGCTGGGTAAAGTCTCCCTAAATAGTACTTTAGAAAATACTCCGTTCCTTATTAAGAATAATATGAATTTTTTACAATTTGGCAGCATAACTATAGAAAAGCCCATATCTTATCTTGTTTCTGAAACTTACAAAAGAGAAAAATATGATTTGACAACAGCCCCACTGATTGATATACCTTTTGACTTACCCTTAAAAGAGGCTAAAAAACTATCTAGTTTGAACATTTCCATAACCAATCAAAATACTGATGATTGTCTTCCAATATATCTCACGAAATATAAAGAAATTAATCAAGAACTTTTTGAGGCAATACCTGAAAAATCTATTTATTTTTTCAAAAGAATACCAGATGAAAGAATTCTTCTCGATTTCTTTTTTAGATTAAAAGAAAAATATCCCTCTTCACTTTTTTTCATCAATTCAAAAAATTATGAAATCCCAATATTCCTATTTATAGGATTTGATTTGTTTTTACATGAAGAAAACAATGAGCATTTTTTTAAGGAGTATCTCTCAAATCCATCGCCGGAAATAGTTGAGATGTATTCTAACGGGTCTGTAGATTCGAGAAGATTACTAAGAATACTTTACAAAGAATTTTATGATTCATTTGAAATTCATTTACGAAGAGAATTTAAACGTTCTTATTACATAGACGATATTTCCTTGGAAAGACCCCAAGTTGTGAGATGGAGAAATGAAATAGAGGAATATTATTCTCCGTCTACAGATATAATTTTATTACTTCCATGCAGTGCAAAAAAACCTTATCGCGTATCTAAATCCCATACAAAAATTATTTCATTTCTAAAAGATTTTCTAAAAGATAAATACTCTAATATCTCTCAGTTGATTCTTACCTCTCCTTTGGGCGTAGTTCCAAGGGAACTTGAAGATTATGCAGACTATGATATTCCAGTCACTGGTCACTGGAGTCAGGAAGAGTTGGATTGCCTTTCTGAATTATTGCTTTCCTTACTAAATAAATGTAATAATCCAATTGTAATTGCTCACTTCGGTGAAAATAGCCCTTATTTAAAAGCTCTCGAAAAACTACCTTTTGAGATATTATATACAAAAGGTTCTCTTGAAGAATTAAAAAATATACTTGAAGCTAATAGAATTTTTTGGGATAAAGAGCCTTTAAATGAATATAAGATAAAAGCACAAAAAATGTTTTCTTTTCAATTTAAAAAAGAATTTGATTTACCATTTGATTATCAAGAAAGAAGAAAAAGCACTGACTTACTATTTAATAAGAAAAACATTGGTATTTTCCAGAATAAAATCAAAGTCAATGTTAAAGGTGGCGAATTAATTAAAGATTCATTATGGGTAAACATAGATTTTGATTTAAGAGGGGATATTTTCTCAAAAGGAATCGTAAGTTGTTCCAGTAACATTAGGCCCGGTGACGATGTGATTGTTCAGAAAAATAATAAATGTATTGGGGTGGGAGAGGCGATAGTTTCAGGAGAGGTCATGAAAAATTTAAATAGAGGAAAAGTTGTTAAAATTAGAATGAGAGGATAA
- a CDS encoding adenylosuccinate lyase: protein MMIHPIDNRYGSVEMRKIFDEEERLNKMLLVEGAIAKAHSELGHIPKEAGNEIFKKANTKYVSLERMKEIEAEINHDIMALVLSLSEQCGEYGKYVHLGATSNDINDSATALQFVEAFKIIFRDLNKLENILIELSKKYRDTVCVGRTHGQHAIPTTYGMKFAIFLDEIRRANDRLEFSYSNVSGKISGAVGTMASYKDGPELQKRVGDILGIKMAKISNQVVSRDIYADVMFSLASIASTLDKLALEIRNLQRTEIMEIAEGFGKKQVGSSTMPNKKNPVTCEKICGLARVLYSNVFPALLNNPLWHERDLTNSSCERVIHPESFILLDEMLKGTIKVLSNLVFYESNVKKNLGLTGYSNLAEVLMLKLVEKGMGRQDAHEIMRLVSMKEGLFIDNVKKDKKITELLSESEIDDALNPEKYIGYAKEIVDDVIGK, encoded by the coding sequence ATAATGATCCATCCGATTGATAATAGATATGGTTCTGTTGAGATGAGAAAAATATTTGATGAGGAGGAGAGGCTAAATAAGATGCTTCTAGTTGAAGGTGCAATAGCAAAGGCCCATTCAGAATTAGGCCATATACCAAAAGAAGCAGGAAATGAGATCTTCAAAAAAGCAAATACAAAATATGTTTCTCTTGAAAGAATGAAAGAGATTGAAGCTGAGATCAATCACGATATTATGGCGTTAGTTCTTTCTTTATCGGAACAATGTGGTGAGTACGGAAAGTATGTTCACCTAGGAGCAACTTCTAATGACATTAATGATTCTGCAACGGCCCTTCAATTTGTTGAAGCATTCAAGATTATATTTCGGGATTTAAATAAACTTGAGAATATATTAATAGAATTATCCAAAAAATATAGAGATACAGTTTGTGTAGGAAGAACTCATGGGCAGCATGCTATACCAACGACTTATGGAATGAAGTTTGCAATCTTCTTAGATGAAATAAGAAGGGCGAATGATAGGCTTGAATTCTCATATAGTAACGTTTCTGGAAAGATTTCTGGTGCAGTTGGAACTATGGCATCATATAAAGATGGGCCTGAATTACAGAAAAGAGTGGGAGATATACTTGGTATTAAAATGGCAAAAATATCAAATCAAGTTGTATCTAGGGACATATATGCAGACGTTATGTTTTCTTTGGCTTCTATAGCTTCAACTTTAGATAAACTGGCATTGGAAATAAGAAATCTTCAAAGAACAGAGATAATGGAGATTGCAGAAGGATTTGGTAAAAAACAAGTTGGATCTTCAACCATGCCAAACAAAAAAAATCCAGTAACTTGTGAAAAAATATGTGGTCTTGCAAGAGTATTATATTCTAATGTGTTTCCTGCCCTCTTAAACAATCCTCTGTGGCATGAGAGAGATCTTACCAACTCTTCTTGTGAAAGGGTAATCCATCCCGAGTCATTTATTCTTTTGGATGAAATGCTCAAAGGAACTATCAAAGTTCTATCCAATTTAGTATTCTACGAGTCAAATGTAAAAAAGAATTTGGGGCTTACTGGCTATTCAAATTTAGCGGAGGTACTAATGCTAAAGCTAGTTGAGAAGGGAATGGGTAGACAAGACGCTCATGAAATAATGAGATTAGTTTCTATGAAAGAAGGTCTATTTATTGACAATGTTAAGAAGGATAAAAAGATAACAGAACTTTTATCTGAATCTGAAATAGACGATGCGTTAAATCCTGAGAAATATATTGGTTATGCTAAAGAGATAGTGGATGATGTCATTGGAAAATAA
- a CDS encoding SemiSWEET transporter, which translates to MDYTSIIGLTAAFLTTVSSLPQVIKTIKLKETRDISFWMWTFLSLGIFLWLIYGIFRNDLPIILANGISLFLVLIVLGLKIKYK; encoded by the coding sequence ATGGATTATACTAGTATTATTGGTCTAACTGCTGCTTTCCTTACTACCGTTTCTTCATTACCTCAAGTGATAAAGACTATTAAATTAAAGGAAACGAGAGATATTTCTTTTTGGATGTGGACTTTTCTTTCTCTAGGAATATTTTTGTGGTTAATTTATGGTATTTTTAGAAACGATCTACCAATTATATTGGCAAATGGTATATCTCTGTTTTTAGTACTTATTGTCCTAGGATTAAAAATAAAATACAAATAA
- a CDS encoding cation transporter, protein MENLYKKGLFLEYFTVAYNIFEAFFSIIFGTLSNSIALVGFGLDSVVESLSGIILIWRLKKHGFVDEYEELNVEKKATKLVGLTFLILGFYVLIESIRKILITEKPDPSLAGIIISIASILIMPILFYQKNIIGKKINSKSLIADSKETLACAFLSLPLFFGLSLNYFFGFWQADPIVGVIIFIFLIKEGIEIMKGADND, encoded by the coding sequence ATGGAGAATCTATATAAGAAAGGATTGTTCCTTGAATACTTTACTGTAGCATATAATATATTTGAGGCATTTTTTTCAATAATTTTTGGAACACTTTCAAATAGTATAGCTTTAGTTGGATTTGGGCTTGATAGCGTAGTTGAATCTTTATCTGGGATTATATTGATCTGGAGATTAAAAAAACACGGTTTTGTAGACGAATATGAAGAACTAAATGTGGAAAAAAAAGCAACTAAGTTAGTTGGATTAACTTTTCTTATCTTAGGTTTTTATGTATTAATCGAATCAATCAGAAAAATCTTAATAACCGAAAAGCCTGATCCTTCGTTAGCAGGAATAATTATTTCAATAGCATCGATTTTGATAATGCCAATCCTTTTTTATCAAAAAAATATTATTGGAAAAAAAATCAATAGCAAATCCCTTATTGCCGATTCAAAAGAAACGCTTGCATGTGCTTTCTTATCTTTACCCCTTTTTTTCGGGCTATCTTTGAATTATTTTTTTGGATTCTGGCAAGCTGATCCGATAGTTGGGGTAATAATTTTTATATTCCTTATAAAAGAAGGAATTGAAATTATGAAAGGAGCAGATAATGATTAA
- a CDS encoding cation transporter yields the protein MPQASPRLDRTEKGQRVTLIGLLVNIVLTIFKFIAGVLGQSTAMIADSVHSISDTASDIVVLLGFQYVKKPVDESHNYGHGKIETLSTAIVGLMLIVVALFIVFSGTEKLLKSIQGVILAKPENIAFYAAIVSIIVKELMYRYTIKVGKNINSSLIIANAWHHRSDAFSSIGTMIGIGGAIFLGEKWRILDPIAAIFVSVLILKVAIEILRDSVKELIETSVDEETKKELLKVISNVDGVKDFHKLRIRHIGHYYSMSIHILVDKSLNIVEAHQISDTAEKEIRNYLGPETLITIHIEPDDKN from the coding sequence ATGCCTCAGGCATCACCAAGATTAGATAGAACTGAAAAAGGTCAAAGAGTAACATTAATTGGACTTCTTGTAAATATAGTTCTAACAATCTTCAAATTTATTGCTGGAGTACTTGGTCAAAGCACTGCGATGATTGCTGATTCAGTACATTCTATTTCAGACACTGCATCCGATATTGTAGTTCTATTAGGATTTCAATACGTAAAAAAGCCTGTAGATGAGTCTCATAATTATGGTCACGGTAAAATAGAAACTTTGTCAACAGCAATTGTAGGCCTGATGCTAATAGTTGTAGCTTTATTTATCGTTTTTTCGGGAACTGAAAAACTATTAAAGTCTATTCAAGGCGTTATACTGGCAAAACCCGAAAATATTGCTTTCTATGCCGCAATAGTGTCAATAATAGTCAAGGAATTAATGTATAGGTATACAATAAAAGTAGGTAAAAATATTAATAGCTCATTGATTATTGCAAATGCTTGGCACCATAGGTCCGATGCATTTTCTTCGATAGGTACTATGATAGGTATTGGAGGCGCAATTTTTCTAGGGGAAAAATGGCGAATCTTAGACCCCATAGCTGCTATTTTTGTTAGTGTGCTCATCCTTAAAGTTGCAATTGAAATATTAAGAGATAGTGTGAAGGAGTTAATTGAAACATCAGTGGATGAAGAAACTAAAAAAGAATTATTAAAAGTTATTTCAAATGTTGATGGAGTTAAAGATTTTCATAAATTAAGAATAAGGCATATAGGACATTATTACTCTATGAGCATACATATTTTGGTGGATAAATCTCTAAACATCGTTGAAGCTCATCAAATTTCAGATACGGCCGAAAAGGAAATAAGAAATTATCTTGGCCCTGAAACTCTTATCACTATCCATATTGAACCAGATGATAAAAATTAA
- a CDS encoding zinc ribbon domain-containing protein has translation MDKSRIISLLGGIILIVAAFLPFFYFIDGWYSIFEITYAVLMNFTNNATMQNFLLQINPSYGMAAMTLALMVAGFFLLVIGGLLAIIKKSGGSVAGPGGMVVLTIAGFLYAGALIFGFLAIGFYLGWVGAILCIIGGAISPDKDKSRVNVSVNQQQNVTTTGTPITSNQNTNNPPQNKDIKFCNQCGYQNKKDTSFCVNCGNRL, from the coding sequence ATGGATAAAAGTCGTATTATTAGTTTATTAGGAGGTATTATACTAATTGTAGCTGCTTTTTTGCCATTCTTTTATTTTATTGATGGCTGGTACTCTATTTTTGAGATTACATACGCTGTGTTAATGAATTTTACCAATAACGCAACTATGCAGAACTTTTTACTTCAAATAAATCCATCCTACGGAATGGCTGCTATGACCTTAGCACTGATGGTTGCAGGATTTTTCCTACTTGTTATTGGGGGTTTGTTAGCAATCATTAAAAAATCTGGGGGATCAGTAGCAGGTCCTGGAGGAATGGTAGTACTAACAATAGCAGGTTTTCTTTACGCCGGAGCATTAATATTTGGATTTCTAGCAATTGGATTTTATTTGGGCTGGGTCGGCGCGATTCTATGTATCATAGGTGGAGCAATATCCCCCGATAAAGACAAAAGCAGAGTTAATGTTTCAGTAAATCAACAGCAAAATGTTACAACTACTGGAACACCTATTACTTCAAATCAAAACACAAACAATCCACCACAAAATAAAGATATTAAGTTTTGTAATCAATGCGGATACCAAAATAAAAAAGATACTTCGTTCTGCGTTAATTGCGGCAATAGATTATAA